In Leptospira perdikensis, a single genomic region encodes these proteins:
- a CDS encoding HAD family hydrolase codes for MIKAILFDYDDTLVQTRRTRHQTIYKLSDELFKTRITEKEIDEAWGLPAEEFLLKLFGRFSSDLHYLWEVYLEFSKKDLNIPHPQAFDFINKYQNSFKFGIVTSSSGKVVLRELDELQINKSLFFQIQTSDQTNVHKPNPKVFEPIFGLLKNEKITKDEIIYIGDSPVDYESANKFGFHFLGIAHDNRHVDYFQSGEIPFVKSFLELESYLMNKEGFI; via the coding sequence ATAAAAGCGATTCTATTTGATTACGATGATACTTTAGTCCAGACACGAAGAACTCGTCACCAGACAATTTATAAATTATCTGACGAGCTCTTTAAAACGAGAATCACTGAAAAAGAAATTGATGAAGCTTGGGGACTTCCCGCTGAAGAATTTTTATTAAAACTATTTGGACGATTTTCTTCGGATCTCCATTATCTTTGGGAAGTTTATTTAGAATTCTCGAAAAAAGATTTAAACATCCCTCATCCTCAGGCCTTTGATTTTATCAATAAATACCAAAACTCGTTCAAATTTGGAATCGTCACTTCCTCCAGTGGAAAAGTTGTCCTCCGTGAATTGGATGAACTCCAAATCAACAAAAGTTTATTTTTCCAAATTCAAACCTCTGACCAAACAAACGTTCACAAACCGAATCCAAAAGTTTTTGAGCCAATTTTTGGATTATTAAAAAATGAAAAAATCACTAAGGACGAAATAATTTATATTGGTGATTCGCCGGTTGATTACGAGTCAGCGAACAAATTTGGGTTTCATTTCCTTGGGATCGCACATGACAATAGACATGTTGATTATTTTCAAAGCGGTGAGATTCCATTCGTGAAGAGTTTTTTAGAATTAGAAAGTTATTTGATGAACAAAGAAGGATTTATATAA
- a CDS encoding alpha/beta hydrolase encodes MLIEKLNFIKLITSNIIRLSVNLFPIYICMAILCDCSSVQKGRFFDNQAFHFQTLRAINDVRADGAESGEILETIKHIKEGDTDSWYLAWKRTGNAVLQKAEQYTDPKSRGNALLRAHNYLRTAEFFMDPADPQRESVYKKSTDAFYKGLNTLGVKYEHIKVPYGNHSLNANYFPGPAGSENKPLIVFVGGFDSVLEELYFFIAHNAYERGYSVLTYEGPGQGEVIRKQNLPFTHEWEKPTKAVMDTFLKNHKKHDKIVLVGMSFGGYLGPRAAAFDERFDGLVAYDVGYDFGAVAENATPGIAIWLQKHEFYKTVEFLASVKARFSSTFSWGMKNARWTFNTQDSNETLNAFRKFTLEGVADKIKQDVLILAGAKDHFIPLNQVETFQKNLKNARSVKTIIYDEEFGGAEHCQLGASTLWQADFFEWIKRFESNNSNLNK; translated from the coding sequence ATGCTGATAGAAAAACTCAATTTTATAAAATTAATAACATCCAACATAATTAGGTTATCAGTAAATTTATTTCCAATCTATATTTGTATGGCAATTTTATGTGACTGTTCCAGTGTTCAAAAAGGAAGATTTTTTGATAATCAAGCCTTCCATTTTCAAACTCTTAGAGCGATCAATGATGTTAGAGCTGATGGTGCTGAATCAGGTGAAATTTTAGAAACGATTAAACATATCAAGGAAGGTGATACGGATAGTTGGTATCTTGCTTGGAAACGCACAGGTAATGCCGTTTTACAAAAAGCAGAACAATATACAGATCCAAAGAGTAGAGGAAATGCACTATTAAGGGCTCATAATTATCTAAGGACTGCAGAGTTTTTTATGGATCCAGCCGACCCCCAAAGGGAATCCGTTTACAAAAAGAGTACAGATGCATTTTATAAAGGTTTAAATACGTTAGGCGTTAAATACGAACACATAAAAGTACCTTATGGTAACCATTCTTTAAATGCCAATTATTTCCCTGGACCTGCAGGTAGCGAAAATAAACCACTAATCGTATTCGTAGGAGGATTTGACTCTGTATTAGAAGAATTGTATTTCTTTATAGCACATAATGCTTACGAAAGAGGTTATAGTGTATTAACTTATGAAGGTCCTGGCCAAGGTGAAGTAATCCGAAAACAAAATCTACCATTTACACATGAATGGGAAAAACCAACCAAAGCAGTGATGGATACTTTCCTTAAAAATCATAAAAAACATGATAAGATCGTATTAGTTGGAATGAGTTTCGGCGGTTACCTAGGCCCACGTGCCGCAGCATTTGATGAAAGATTCGATGGATTGGTAGCGTATGATGTCGGTTATGATTTTGGTGCTGTTGCAGAAAATGCGACTCCAGGAATTGCAATCTGGCTTCAAAAACATGAATTTTATAAAACAGTTGAATTTTTAGCTTCCGTGAAGGCAAGATTCTCTTCCACTTTTTCATGGGGAATGAAAAATGCTCGTTGGACATTCAATACGCAAGATAGTAATGAAACTTTAAATGCTTTTAGAAAATTTACATTAGAGGGAGTTGCCGATAAAATCAAGCAAGATGTTTTAATACTTGCTGGAGCAAAAGACCATTTCATTCCTCTCAATCAAGTTGAAACCTTTCAAAAAAACTTAAAAAATGCAAGAAGTGTTAAGACGATTATTTACGATGAAGAATTTGGCGGAGCAGAACATTGCCAACTTGGTGCATCAACTTTGTGGCAGGCGGACTTCTTTGAATGGATCAAACGATTTGAATCTAACAATTCAAATTTAAATAAATAA
- a CDS encoding DUF7000 family protein, with product MKKDFNDYVNSYKEQLQLGDIQEAYAGLVKYVTKLGTNLSKNLSKTYSFGSLFQGYMDYTYFYYANKFLKDRKLKMGFVLNHPKMQFEVWLLGQTIPIQERYWEYFKNTKWNKNRTTKPQYSILETILIEKPNFNDLEKLSAQIEKSIVQVTAEIIQDIKVSKLK from the coding sequence ATGAAAAAAGACTTTAATGATTATGTAAATTCATACAAAGAACAACTCCAATTAGGAGACATCCAAGAGGCATACGCAGGGCTTGTTAAATACGTAACAAAACTTGGCACAAATTTATCCAAAAATCTTTCTAAAACTTATTCCTTTGGAAGTCTTTTTCAGGGTTATATGGACTATACATATTTCTATTACGCGAACAAGTTCTTGAAAGATAGAAAATTAAAAATGGGTTTTGTTTTAAACCATCCGAAAATGCAATTTGAAGTTTGGCTTTTGGGTCAAACCATCCCCATTCAAGAAAGATATTGGGAGTATTTTAAAAATACAAAGTGGAACAAAAATAGAACTACCAAACCACAATATTCTATTCTTGAGACTATTCTCATTGAAAAACCCAATTTTAATGATTTGGAAAAACTTTCCGCACAAATTGAAAAGAGTATCGTTCAGGTGACTGCGGAAATTATCCAAGACATTAAAGTCAGTAAGCTGAAATAA
- a CDS encoding TetR/AcrR family transcriptional regulator: protein MIEAAYQLVKLKGYSETGIRDIVDAANVSIGTFYAYYKDKYDIAFEILKKYGEETYGQLAEGVISFLPNDAKLSEIVYRMLLQLKKSATKNQKLHKEFFLLSLTDKKFGEVVRENEHIRIQIEFQKLITYFKEGKKIKNDPISLILVQRVIDDITTYATFSNLGDKEEKLIAETSIMVANYLYKEK from the coding sequence TTGATCGAAGCTGCGTATCAATTGGTAAAACTAAAAGGATATTCGGAAACAGGCATTAGAGACATCGTTGATGCTGCAAATGTATCTATTGGAACATTTTATGCGTATTACAAAGATAAATATGATATAGCATTTGAAATTCTAAAAAAATACGGAGAGGAGACTTACGGTCAATTAGCCGAAGGAGTTATTTCATTCCTTCCGAATGATGCAAAACTATCTGAAATTGTTTATCGAATGCTCCTCCAATTGAAAAAATCTGCTACGAAAAATCAAAAATTACACAAAGAGTTTTTCCTTTTATCATTAACAGATAAAAAGTTTGGCGAAGTTGTTCGAGAAAATGAGCATATCCGCATTCAGATTGAATTTCAAAAATTGATAACTTACTTTAAAGAAGGAAAAAAAATTAAAAATGATCCAATTTCTTTAATACTTGTGCAACGGGTTATTGATGATATTACCACCTATGCAACATTTTCTAACTTAGGTGATAAAGAAGAAAAACTGATCGCAGAAACGTCAATCATGGTAGCAAACTATTTATATAAGGAAAAGTAA